The Chelatococcus sp. HY11 nucleotide sequence TTCTTCCTGACTTGGTTCCCCGATTATCTCAAGACCGCCCGGGGGCTCAACCTGACGCAGCTCGGCACCCTCGGTATGCTGCCCGGCCTCGCCGCGGTCGTGACGGCCTGGGCTGCCGGGGCTTATGCCGACAGGCTCATCCGCGGTGGTGCCAACGTCACCGTTGTGCGCAAGGTCGTGATGGTGGGTGGGCTTCTCGGTGGGGCGGCCATCCTGCCGGCCGCATTTGCATCAACCGTCTATATGGCGCTGTTCTTCCTCGCCATTTCCTACAGCAGCCTGGCCGTCGCCGCGACAGGCATCTGGTCTTTGCCAGCCGATGTGGCGCCAAGCTCGAACCATGTCGCCTCGATCGGTGGAATCCAGAACTTCGCGTCGAATATCGCCGGCATCGTCAGCCCGTTCATGTTCGGCTTCCTGCTCGACAAGTTCCATGGCGACTACACGCCGTCCTTCGCGGTGGCGGCGGGCTTCGCGGTTCTCGGGGCGTTCTCCTACGCCTTCATCGTCGGCCGGGCTGAGCCTTTGCCGCTCTTGACCAGCAAGGCTGGTCGTTAAGGAACGAAAAGGCCTCTCAAGGGCCTGCAAGGCCACCGACTTGCATGGGAAGGGCCAGCGAGAGGAATGGCCGCGCCTAGGCTGAAGGGCACTTGAGGCGATCTGAAATCCGCGCGCCGTGTCACAGTTTTGTGGCGCGGCGCGATGCGCTGCGGGACTTAGCTTCAAGGCGATGACGCACCTGACGATCTCATCACCTAACGCAGACACTTTCCGCTTCAGCTCTTGCGAGGGCGCCGTGTCGACGCGCTCGCTGCGTCTTGTTCCTCACGGGCCAAAAGGGCCTTCTCCATGTTGGCGCGTGAGGCTTGGATATGCCGGCGCATCAGCATTTCAGCCAGATCCGCGTCGCGATCAGCAATCGCGGCCGCGATACGCTGGTGTTCGATAAAGGCGCGCTGTGCCCGGCCGCTGACGACAGCATGCTGATAGCGGTAGAGGCGGATCAACTGATAATATTCATCGCACAAGAGATGAAAAAGGCTCGCGCTCCGGCTGTAGCGCACGATCGCGAAATGGAAGTCCTCGTCGGCGCCATTCTGAACATAGCCCCCCGAGCCCCGATTGAGCTGCGCTTCATGCGCCTCAAGCATCGCATAGAGTTCATCCACCTGTGCGTCGGTGATCCGCCCAGCCGCCTCGCGTGCCGCCAGTCCCTCGAGAACTTCGCGGATGGCGAAAGTCTCGCTCATCATATCTTGGGTAATGATGACAACGCGCGCGCCGAGGCGCGGTGAGCGGGTCACGAGGCGTCGCTCCTCCAGCCGCCTGATGGCCTCGCGAAGCGGCCCGCGGCTGACGCCGAGCCGACGTGACAAATCAGGCTCGCTCAGTTTCGCGCCAGGTTTAATCTCCCCCCGCACGATGGCGTCACTGATTTGCCTGAAAGCACGATCGGACAATGTTTGCTCGTCGCCGGCCGCGCCTTCCGAAAAAGTGCTGTCCACGGTGTCATCCATGCCGGGAACTTAGGGGAACGCCATCGAGATGTCGACAAGCCAAGGGTCAAGCCTTGCGATGCATAATTGTCGACAGAATTATATCTGAATCATCAGAATTTTCAGGGCATGGCTAATCAGGTCAATTTTTGTTGACAAAATACCAGCGGTCCAGAAAATGATCTGGAATGGTGATCGGGTACTGGCGACAAGCGCATGACGCATCTTGAACGTGGGAAAAGACTTCGCGTAGCCGTGGAGGAACGCCGGGCGTTGCTCGCTCCGGGCGCAGCCAACGCCTTGACGGCAAGGATCGCGGAGGATCTCGGATACGAGACGGTCTATATCACCGGCGCCGGCATCGC carries:
- a CDS encoding GntR family transcriptional regulator, with the protein product MDSTFSEGAAGDEQTLSDRAFRQISDAIVRGEIKPGAKLSEPDLSRRLGVSRGPLREAIRRLEERRLVTRSPRLGARVVIITQDMMSETFAIREVLEGLAAREAAGRITDAQVDELYAMLEAHEAQLNRGSGGYVQNGADEDFHFAIVRYSRSASLFHLLCDEYYQLIRLYRYQHAVVSGRAQRAFIEHQRIAAAIADRDADLAEMLMRRHIQASRANMEKALLAREEQDAASASTRRPRKS